In one window of Posidoniimonas corsicana DNA:
- a CDS encoding glycoside hydrolase family 3 N-terminal domain-containing protein — protein MITIRTVMGLLGCIAWSLAGIANGQSDPLYKDSSQPVARRVDDLLRRMNLEEKVAQMLSIWDAKGSLQNKDGSFDAFAAREAMPHGIGQITRPSDRKGEGALGFDPGRDPRETVELVNQIQRFALEETRLGIPVMFHEEGLHGYKARGATHFPQAIALASTWNPELVERVNRVIGREIAARGVRQVLSPVVDVVRDPRWGRIEETFGEDTHLVSEMGLAAVRGLQGKWNSRDGEPLPVGHVFATLKHMTGHGQPENGTNIGPANISERVLREVFFPPFRLAVREADVMAVMASYNEIDGVPSHANAWLLGDVLRDEWRFAGYVVGDYSAVSELQTRHAVAESPQAAASLAIEAGVDIELPNPETFPELVGLVKRGQVSEELVDRAVRRLLRAKFLAGLFDEPYADSELAEAITCNEEARGLAIESANQAITLLKNDGILPLDATQLTRVAVIGPNAAETLLGGYSDEPPYTVSLLEGIRRRLGSSVQVDYAEGCRITEGRNLYSHAVTPADATENRQRIAEAVALAKGADVVILAVGGNEHTSREGYSEEHLGDRSSLELFGQQPELCEAILATGVPTVVTLIHGRPLAINQLAAEASAILDCWYLGQETGTAIAAALLGDINPGGKLPVSVARSVGQLPIFYNYKPTARRRYLFSDTKPLYPFGWGLSYTSFDISTPSLSADEIKASGQVTLSVEVTNTGKRAGDEVVQIYIRDKVSSVTRPVKELKAFRRVTLAPGESKTVQFTLGTDQLAFYDRSMKWTVEPGEFDLLVGANSVDLEAAVLTVVE, from the coding sequence GTGATTACTATCCGCACTGTTATGGGATTGCTTGGATGCATCGCATGGAGTCTCGCAGGTATTGCCAACGGCCAGTCGGACCCGCTCTACAAAGACTCGTCGCAACCGGTCGCGCGGCGGGTTGACGACCTTCTGAGACGCATGAACTTGGAAGAAAAGGTCGCTCAGATGCTCTCGATATGGGATGCGAAAGGTAGCCTCCAGAACAAGGACGGCAGCTTCGATGCTTTCGCGGCCCGCGAGGCGATGCCACACGGCATCGGTCAGATCACCCGGCCGAGTGACCGCAAGGGCGAAGGGGCATTAGGTTTCGATCCCGGTCGCGATCCCCGCGAGACGGTGGAGCTGGTCAACCAGATTCAACGCTTCGCGCTCGAGGAAACGCGTTTGGGCATTCCGGTGATGTTTCACGAAGAAGGGCTGCACGGTTACAAGGCCCGCGGAGCGACTCACTTTCCCCAGGCCATCGCTCTGGCAAGCACCTGGAACCCGGAATTGGTCGAACGCGTCAATCGCGTGATCGGGCGCGAGATTGCTGCGCGTGGCGTGCGGCAAGTGCTTTCGCCGGTAGTCGACGTGGTCCGCGATCCCCGCTGGGGACGCATCGAAGAGACCTTTGGCGAAGATACTCACCTGGTGTCGGAGATGGGACTGGCTGCCGTTCGGGGCCTGCAGGGCAAATGGAACTCACGCGATGGGGAACCCCTACCTGTTGGCCACGTGTTCGCCACGCTTAAGCACATGACCGGACACGGGCAACCCGAGAATGGCACCAACATTGGGCCGGCGAACATCTCGGAGCGTGTGCTCCGCGAGGTGTTCTTTCCTCCGTTTCGACTCGCAGTCCGCGAAGCCGACGTGATGGCGGTGATGGCGTCGTACAACGAGATCGACGGCGTGCCGTCGCACGCCAACGCCTGGCTGCTGGGCGATGTATTGCGGGACGAGTGGCGCTTTGCCGGATACGTCGTGGGCGACTACTCAGCGGTGAGCGAACTGCAAACGCGTCACGCCGTTGCCGAATCTCCGCAGGCGGCGGCGAGTCTAGCCATCGAGGCAGGAGTCGACATCGAACTTCCAAATCCCGAGACGTTTCCGGAACTGGTCGGGCTGGTGAAACGGGGCCAAGTGAGCGAAGAACTGGTCGATCGAGCTGTGCGGAGACTGCTACGGGCCAAGTTCCTGGCCGGGCTGTTCGACGAACCCTACGCCGACTCCGAATTGGCCGAGGCGATAACCTGTAACGAGGAAGCCCGCGGTCTGGCGATTGAATCGGCCAACCAGGCCATCACCTTGCTCAAGAACGATGGCATTCTGCCGCTCGATGCGACACAACTCACCCGAGTCGCGGTGATCGGGCCGAACGCGGCCGAAACGCTTCTGGGTGGGTACAGCGACGAGCCTCCCTACACGGTGAGCCTGCTCGAGGGCATTCGACGCCGGCTCGGCTCGTCGGTGCAGGTCGACTACGCCGAGGGGTGTCGGATTACCGAGGGGCGCAATCTGTACTCGCACGCGGTGACGCCTGCCGATGCGACGGAGAATCGCCAGCGAATTGCCGAGGCAGTTGCGCTGGCCAAGGGGGCTGACGTCGTGATTCTTGCCGTTGGTGGCAATGAGCACACGAGTCGCGAAGGTTACTCCGAAGAGCACCTGGGTGATCGATCGAGCCTCGAGTTGTTTGGCCAGCAACCGGAGTTGTGCGAGGCGATTCTCGCTACCGGCGTACCGACCGTGGTGACGCTGATCCACGGCAGACCGCTTGCAATCAACCAGCTTGCTGCCGAAGCCTCGGCAATTCTCGACTGTTGGTACCTGGGGCAAGAGACGGGCACCGCTATCGCCGCAGCGCTGCTCGGCGATATCAACCCCGGGGGAAAGCTGCCGGTGAGCGTAGCCCGCTCGGTTGGCCAGCTACCGATATTCTATAATTACAAACCGACCGCGCGACGGAGGTACCTGTTCAGCGACACGAAGCCATTGTATCCATTTGGTTGGGGGCTGAGCTACACGAGCTTCGACATCTCGACACCAAGTTTGAGTGCCGACGAGATCAAGGCCTCGGGACAGGTTACGCTCAGCGTCGAGGTAACCAACACGGGCAAGCGTGCGGGTGACGAAGTGGTGCAGATCTACATCCGCGACAAGGTTAGCAGCGTGACTCGACCAGTCAAGGAGCTCAAGGCATTCCGTCGCGTAACGCTCGCGCCGGGCGAGTCGAAGACCGTGCAGTTCACGCTGGGAACCGACCAGCTAGCCTTTTACGATCGCAGTATGAAGTGGACCGTCGAGCCCGGGGAGTTCGACCTGCTGGTGGGCGCGAACTCAGTCGATCTCGAAGCCGCCGTGCTAACCGTGGTCGAGTAG
- a CDS encoding aldehyde dehydrogenase (NADP(+)) gives MTLITGKQLIAGNAVAAGTNRFAATNPATGESLPCEFFEATLEEVGQCLEQADAAFYALQTASIEQIAGLLESIASGLETLSDELLDRTHAETALPIARLQGERARTTGQTRKFADLVRDGSWRQARIDQGDAAREPMPKPDVRTLLAAVGPVVVFGASNFPYAISVAGTDTISALAARCPVVVKAHPGHPGTCELIAQVISAALAEHNLPAGAFSMVQSAGHEVGLALVEHTLTAAVAFTGSLRGGRSLADAVAARAEPIPIYAEMGSTNPVFLLPDAMATRSKQIAEGYLQSVNMGVGQFCTSPGMVFGIEGEQLQSFLSTAGEKSAVTPPATMLHPGIHAAYVKGVERVASSIRVEPLNSIQQPAEGCQAACAIFTAPVTAIASTPGLTDEVFGPVSVVYRCQSSDDMLQYARGMEGSLTATIHGTEQDLQEHAELVQVLQRKVGRLVFNGFPTGIEVCAAMHHGGPYPASTHSGYTSIGQASIFRFAKPSCFQDFPNPALPPELQDANPTGIARLVDGRLTTDSLA, from the coding sequence ATGACTCTAATAACCGGAAAGCAACTGATCGCAGGTAACGCGGTCGCCGCTGGCACAAACCGATTCGCCGCCACTAATCCCGCGACCGGCGAGTCGCTGCCGTGCGAGTTCTTCGAGGCAACGCTTGAAGAAGTCGGTCAGTGCCTCGAGCAGGCGGATGCCGCGTTTTATGCGTTGCAAACCGCCTCGATCGAGCAGATCGCCGGCCTGCTCGAATCGATTGCCAGCGGGCTCGAAACGCTGAGCGACGAGTTGCTTGATCGCACGCATGCCGAGACAGCGCTACCCATTGCCCGCTTGCAGGGTGAGCGGGCGCGGACCACCGGCCAGACTCGCAAATTTGCCGACCTGGTTCGGGATGGATCATGGCGACAGGCCCGCATCGATCAAGGCGATGCGGCCCGCGAGCCGATGCCCAAGCCCGACGTGCGTACGTTGCTCGCCGCCGTGGGACCCGTCGTGGTGTTTGGGGCAAGCAACTTTCCGTACGCCATCTCGGTAGCCGGCACCGACACGATCTCGGCCCTGGCGGCACGGTGCCCCGTGGTGGTAAAGGCCCATCCTGGCCACCCCGGCACGTGCGAGCTGATCGCACAGGTTATTTCTGCGGCGCTGGCCGAGCACAACTTGCCCGCCGGGGCATTCTCGATGGTGCAATCCGCCGGTCACGAGGTTGGGCTCGCGCTGGTCGAGCACACACTGACCGCCGCAGTGGCCTTTACCGGCTCGCTTCGCGGCGGCCGGTCCCTGGCCGATGCCGTGGCGGCACGCGCCGAGCCGATTCCCATATACGCCGAGATGGGCAGTACGAATCCCGTATTCTTGCTGCCCGACGCGATGGCCACACGGTCGAAACAAATCGCCGAGGGCTACTTGCAATCGGTCAACATGGGCGTCGGGCAGTTTTGTACCAGCCCCGGCATGGTCTTCGGCATCGAAGGCGAGCAACTGCAAAGCTTTCTGAGCACGGCCGGTGAGAAATCGGCGGTCACCCCGCCGGCAACCATGCTCCACCCCGGCATCCACGCCGCCTACGTCAAAGGAGTTGAACGAGTGGCAAGCTCCATCAGAGTCGAACCGCTCAATTCCATCCAGCAACCGGCGGAGGGCTGCCAGGCCGCCTGCGCGATCTTCACCGCGCCGGTCACAGCCATCGCCAGCACGCCCGGCCTGACCGACGAAGTCTTCGGTCCGGTATCGGTGGTGTATCGCTGCCAAAGCAGCGACGACATGCTGCAATACGCCCGCGGCATGGAAGGCAGCTTGACCGCTACGATCCATGGCACCGAGCAAGACCTGCAAGAACATGCCGAGCTGGTGCAGGTGCTACAGCGGAAAGTAGGCCGGCTGGTGTTCAACGGCTTTCCGACCGGCATCGAGGTATGCGCGGCGATGCACCATGGCGGCCCTTACCCGGCCAGCACGCACAGCGGCTACACGTCGATTGGCCAGGCTTCGATCTTTCGTTTCGCTAAGCCGAGCTGCTTCCAGGATTTCCCCAACCCGGCGTTGCCGCCCGAATTGCAAGACGCCAACCCCACAGGTATCGCGAGGTTGGTTGATGGCCGGCTCACCACCGACTCGCTCGCATAG
- a CDS encoding fumarylacetoacetate hydrolase family protein, giving the protein MLLYRTIAGPVLSVDDQLYQLDYEWETLVNDSSLAQLLQQLASSGHPDPTLANAIAPALPPLGDRQEIWASGVTYFRSRTARMEESESAGGGDFYDRVYAAERPEIFFKATPHRTVGPGDAMRLRSDSKWMVPEPELVLVVTREGNIVGYTVGNDLSCRDLEGENPLYLPQAKTFDRCAAVGPGVFVPGEPISPESKVHVLIRRAGGIAFEGETTLNQMKRRHEELVEFLFRENAHPYGVLLMTGTGIVPPDDFTLEPDDVVDITIDGIGTLSNPMQ; this is encoded by the coding sequence ATGTTGCTCTATCGAACGATCGCAGGCCCCGTGCTGAGCGTCGACGACCAGCTTTACCAGCTCGACTACGAGTGGGAAACGCTGGTCAACGACAGCTCACTGGCGCAACTACTACAGCAGCTCGCGTCTTCCGGTCACCCTGATCCGACGCTGGCAAACGCCATTGCCCCCGCGCTCCCACCACTAGGCGATCGCCAGGAGATTTGGGCTTCAGGAGTTACATACTTCCGGAGCCGGACCGCCCGCATGGAAGAATCGGAGAGTGCTGGAGGTGGCGATTTTTACGACCGCGTGTACGCCGCCGAACGCCCCGAGATTTTCTTCAAGGCAACTCCCCACCGCACCGTGGGACCGGGCGATGCAATGCGGCTGCGGAGCGACTCAAAATGGATGGTCCCTGAACCTGAGCTGGTGCTCGTAGTCACCCGCGAAGGCAACATTGTCGGCTACACTGTGGGGAACGACCTGAGCTGTCGCGACCTCGAAGGCGAGAATCCCCTCTACCTACCCCAGGCCAAGACATTCGATCGCTGCGCCGCCGTCGGGCCGGGCGTGTTTGTGCCGGGCGAACCGATTTCGCCCGAATCGAAAGTACACGTGCTGATTCGTCGTGCAGGCGGCATAGCTTTCGAGGGCGAGACCACGCTCAATCAAATGAAGCGGAGACACGAGGAACTAGTCGAGTTCCTGTTCCGTGAAAATGCCCATCCCTACGGCGTGCTATTGATGACCGGAACCGGCATCGTGCCGCCCGACGACTTTACTTTGGAGCCCGACGACGTGGTGGACATCACCATCGACGGCATCGGTACTCTTAGCAACCCAATGCAGTAA
- a CDS encoding transposase — MVPHRPAVRTGTRAARGVGQPGRHRHAENCLAALGCSWVRFHRLPPYAPELNPVEHVWSTSKWGPLAGAPPDDLDQLHGDVEGELTRQAHSQRLPRSHFRWAGLELR; from the coding sequence GTGGTTCCTCATCGACCTGCGGTTCGAACTGGGACGCGAGCTGCACGTGGTGTGGGACAACCTGGGCGCCACCGCCACGCGGAGAACTGCCTCGCCGCGTTGGGGTGTTCCTGGGTCCGGTTCCACCGCCTGCCCCCCTACGCCCCCGAGCTCAACCCGGTCGAGCACGTCTGGTCGACCAGCAAGTGGGGCCCGCTGGCCGGCGCGCCGCCGGACGACCTCGATCAGCTCCACGGCGACGTCGAGGGCGAACTCACGCGACAGGCTCACAGCCAACGACTCCCGCGAAGCCACTTCCGCTGGGCGGGACTCGAGCTGCGATAA
- a CDS encoding winged helix-turn-helix domain-containing protein — translation MRPQGTSADLEARRRRAVKLLGEGWLVKDVAEAVGASRQSVSKWKQLAGSRGESAKTLAAKPQHVPECRLSKPQQAKLKRQLRAGPRRAGFQTDLWTLPRVAELVEREFGVSYHPSHLGRLLHDLGFSCQKPKRRSKEQDPAAVKAWREEEWPAIKKGRTRAS, via the coding sequence ATGCGACCTCAAGGAACCTCCGCCGACCTGGAAGCCCGTCGGCGGCGAGCGGTGAAGCTGCTCGGGGAGGGCTGGTTGGTGAAAGACGTGGCCGAGGCGGTCGGCGCAAGCCGACAGTCGGTGAGCAAGTGGAAGCAGCTTGCTGGCTCCCGTGGCGAGAGCGCCAAGACGCTTGCCGCCAAGCCGCAGCACGTGCCCGAGTGTCGGCTGTCGAAGCCACAGCAGGCCAAGCTGAAGCGTCAGCTGCGCGCAGGTCCCCGCAGGGCGGGCTTCCAGACCGACCTGTGGACGCTGCCCCGGGTGGCGGAACTGGTCGAGCGAGAGTTTGGCGTGTCGTACCACCCCAGCCACCTCGGCCGGCTGCTGCACGACTTGGGGTTTTCCTGCCAGAAGCCCAAACGGCGGAGCAAGGAGCAGGACCCCGCCGCGGTGAAGGCGTGGCGGGAAGAGGAGTGGCCGGCGATAAAAAAGGGGCGAACACGAGCAAGCTAG
- a CDS encoding IS66 family transposase, with product MFHSQNVTEVACWAHARRKFYDAQDSDEQRTAKMLSMIAELCAVGREAKDADGRHPGRLENLAMAIICYPIASEAQTIG from the coding sequence ATCTTCCATTCGCAGAACGTGACGGAAGTCGCCTGCTGGGCCCATGCGCGGCGGAAGTTCTACGACGCGCAGGATTCCGACGAGCAGCGTACTGCGAAGATGCTCTCCATGATCGCGGAGCTGTGCGCCGTCGGGCGTGAAGCGAAGGACGCGGATGGCCGTCATCCAGGACGCCTGGAGAACCTTGCCATGGCCATCATCTGCTACCCCATCGCAAGCGAGGCACAGACCATTGGGTGA